A single genomic interval of Osmerus eperlanus chromosome 14, fOsmEpe2.1, whole genome shotgun sequence harbors:
- the LOC134033488 gene encoding regulator of G-protein signaling 7-binding protein B-like — protein MCSAPNGRKNRHKSAANIFQIVKPQQRDPERRESTESARKAQRAVGDSRMTVQEFNTLMALYREQVISIGEITADCPTLRAEMQRTRTKGCAMARAAHQNLTVISGSGPEDGEIHPEICRLFIQLQCCLEMFITEMLKSMCLLGVLKLHRKGKDFSPESRVDFKVDESSDAPMLDERSPSPSDCPPDAWLVDADIDNIERDMREMRNLLSKLRETMPLPLKNQDDSSLLNLAPLPLVRQRKRRFSGLCCVVSG, from the exons ATGTGTTCTGCACCGAACGGGCGAAAAAATCGCCATAAATCTGCAGCGAACATTTTTCAAATCGTCAAACCACAGCAGAGGGATCCGGAGCGCCGAGAGAGCACAGAGAGCGCGCGTAAAGCGCAGCGGGCCGTTGGCGACAGTAGGATG ACAGTCCAGGAATTCAACACGCTCATGGCGCTGTACCGAGAACAGGTCATCTCAATCGGAGAGATAACGGCGGACTGTCCCACGTTAAGGGCGGAGATGCAGCGCACACGGACCAAAGGGTGTGCGATGGCTCGAGCTGCCCATCAAAATCTCACCGTGATATCCGGTTCGGG gcCAGAGGACGGGGAGATCCACCCAGAGATCTGCAGGCTCTTCATTCAGCTGCAGTGCTGTCTGGAGATGTTCATCACAGAGATGCTCAAGTCAATGTGTCTGCTGGGAGTCCTGAAGCTTCACAGGAAAG GGAAGGACTTTTCCCCGGAGTCGAGGGTGGACTTCAAGGTGGACGAGAGCTCCGACGCGCCCATGCTGGATGAGCGCTCGCCGTCCCCCTCTGACTGCCCTCCGGACGCCTGGTTGGTGGACGCCGACATAGACAACATAGAGCG GGacatgagagagatgagaaaccTTCTCAGCAAACTCAGGGAGACCATGCCTTTACCTCTGAAGAACCAAG ATGACAGCAGCCTGCTGAACCTCGCCCCGCTGCCTCtggtgagacagaggaagaggcgCTTCTCTGGACTCTGCTGCGTGGTGTCCGGCTGA
- the LOC134033483 gene encoding glycerol-3-phosphate acyltransferase 4-like isoform X2 has protein sequence MAWSVLPVDSFLCMVLGISITVWFTLLLVFIIVPAVLGVSFGIRRIYMNALLKVFEWATLKMEQGAKEKNQHLHKPYSNGIIAKEPLSLEQEIQEFRGSAALGSEPEFELADIMYFSRRGVESIVDDEVTKRFSAQELESWNLLTRSNYNFRHISLRLTVLWGLGLLIRYGLLLPLRVTLAVTGIGLLLVLTTLIGCLPHGQMRSLLSEKVHLMCYRICVRALTAIITYHHSENKPKNGGICVANHTTPIDVIILANDGCYSMVGQTHGGLMGLVQRAMVKSTPHIWFDRSEVKDRHLVAKRLYDHVSDKTKLPILIFPEGTCINNTSVMMFKKGSFEIGCTVYPVAIKYDPRFGDAFWNSSKFGMVSYLLRMMSSWAIVCSVWYLPPMEREEGEDAVQFANRVKAAIAIQGGLVDLLWDGGLKRGKVKDAFKEEQQKLYSRVLMGGQEEDQTLDSPGEEGDQTLDSPGEEGDQTLDSPGEEGDQTLDSPGEEGDQTLDSPGEEGDQTLDSPGEEGDQTLDSPGEEGDQTLDSPGEENEQSEREWREAEKGGMEREEGRRNREGEDFGRGEERE, from the exons TGGGCCACCCTGAAAATGGAGCAAGGAGCCAAAGAGAAGAACCAGCATTTGCACAAGCCCTACAGTAATG GTATCATAGCCAAGGAGCCCTTGTCTCTAGAGCAGGAGATCCAGGAGTTTAGGGGCAGCGCCGCTCTGGGCTCCGAGCCCGAGTTTGAGTTGGCCGACATCATGTACTTCTCCCGGCGCGGCGTGGAGAGCATCGTGGACGACGAGGTGACCAAGCGCTTCTCCGCCCAGGAGCTGGAGTCCTGGAACCTGCTGACGCGCAGCAACTACAACTTCCGCCACATCAGCCTGAGGCTGACCGTgctgtgggggctggggctgctcATCCGCTACGGGCTCCTGCTGCCCCTCAG gGTAACGCTGGCTGTCACCGGTATAGGTCTGCTACTGGTCCTGACCACTCTGATAGGATGCCTGCCTCATGGACA GATGAGGTCTCTCCTCAGTGAGAAGGTGCACCTGATGTGCTACCGGATCTGTGTGAGAGCTCTCACCGCCATCATCACCTACCAccacag tGAAAATAAACCAAAGAATGGAGGCATCTGCGTGGCCAACCACACCACTCCCATAGATGTGATCATCCTGGCCAACGACGGCTGCTACTCCATG gtggGCCAGACCCATGGAGGGCTGATGGGGTTGGTCCAGAGAGCCATGGTCAAGTCCACCCCTCACATCTGGTTCGACAGATCCGAAGTCAAAGACCGCCACCTGGTGGCCAAAAG GCTTTACGACCACGTGTCGGACAAAACCAAGCTGCCCATCCTCATCTTCCCTGAGG GTACCTGCATCAACAACACCTCAGTGATGATGTTTAAAAAAGGCAGCTTTGAGATTGGCTGCACGGTCTACCCTGTGGCCATAAAG TATGACCCCCGGTTCGGGGATGCGTTCTGGAACAGCAGCAAGTTCGGGATGGTGAGCTACCTGCTGAGGATGATGAGCAGCTGGGCCAtcgtgtgcagtgtgtggtacctgccccccatggagagagag gaAGGAGAGGATGCTGTCCAGTTTGCCAACAGAGTAAAAGCAGCCATCGCCATACAGGGTGGGCTAGTGGACCTGCTCTG gGACGGAGGGCTGAAGCGAGGGAAGGTGAAGGATGCGTTcaaggaggagcagcagaaacTGTATAGCAGAGTCCTGATGGGAGGACAAGAGGAAGACCAGACCCTGGACAGtccgggggaggagggagaccagaCCCTGGACAGtccgggggaggagggagaccagaCCCTGGACAGtccgggggaggagggagaccagaCCCTGGACAGtccgggggaggagggagaccagaCCCTGGACAGtccgggggaggagggagaccagaCCCTGGACAGtccgggggaggagggagaccagaCCCTGGACAGtccgggggaggagggagaccagaCCCTGGACAGTCCCGGGGAGGAAAATgagcagtcagagagagaatggagggaggcagagaaaggaggaatggagagagaggagggaaggaggaacagagaaggagaggactttgggaggggggaagagagagaatag